The following nucleotide sequence is from Candidatus Jordarchaeales archaeon.
AAGCTAAGGCCGGAGACTTCATACACCTCATATAAACCTACTTTTTCACGACGCCGAGTAGCTTTCGGCCTTCCTCGACAAACGTCTCCCAGATCCTTTGAGCTTCTTCCGGGTTTTTCGAGGATGTGACCTCTGAAAGCAATTTTAGGAAGGCGCCTATCAACGGGTGCTTTATCAGGCGAAGCTCCTCAGTCATCACGTTAACATAGCTTACTAGAGCTGAGTCAACCTTGGTCAGCATGCCTGTTACGTCTTTCAAAACTAGTCCGCCATCCTCCATCTTGATATAAACTACGTCTTCCGCAACTTCCTTCTCGCTGTACCCCTCTTCAACCCTAACCTTAAATTCACACAATCATAAACACCTCCACCAGTTAGGTTTTTGGGAGCTTGTTAAAAAAGTTTTTAACTTGAACATCCAACCCCATAATAGGACTCCCCTTCTCGTTACAAGTGGATAAGAGGGGGTTTGTTGTCTACTAAAGAAAGCTACCCGTGCACCTTCCACCCTGACTATATGGCGGTCGGGCGCTGCTTCAAGTGTAAACGTCCTTTCTGCAAAGTGTGCCTTGAGCACACCGAGAAGTACCCGAGGGAGATTTGCATTGAATGT
It contains:
- a CDS encoding CooT family nickel-binding protein, giving the protein MCEFKVRVEEGYSEKEVAEDVVYIKMEDGGLVLKDVTGMLTKVDSALVSYVNVMTEELRLIKHPLIGAFLKLLSEVTSSKNPEEAQRIWETFVEEGRKLLGVVKK